A region from the Lolium perenne isolate Kyuss_39 chromosome 4, Kyuss_2.0, whole genome shotgun sequence genome encodes:
- the LOC127348323 gene encoding uncharacterized protein produces the protein MDFDEPPSASGDVAPELYLEGPSSGEVEMETESTHESDSRAELEVMEDGGAPKPLKLRGEAGVPDARKEPKTHDDKALIIPSSDDNWTWDAKPPRMPNSLLGALIKKFWPGRYTPLSTVPGGPTKLATTWADYEDAPAVGFATAAEAVTTKFWCFYRVDPEHDTQARLTLRGACERLTPQQWYNQKFTSASAFWANKGKRVKKEYFVGNEPTEEWAMTIEEYMSVCPEWAEQHREAWEELIRARWLRQDEEFAAVSRRNMENRGTGGTHCAGNRDYTRFKGKKVAEAPPGVVLHDAQIYDMMRTKQKPNPALPQPQYYGNAKAAKEDYCDMVKSRHPEVDDPLSIPVDEESLVLSGHGRPHGRFPWMNKAVKPTHSTSYTRLKHTLTADSPQPRPRPARPPAYDPDFEAAFEACNEAYQQAVAQWNRQNTAYMTYLSEMMISMSTGTPPPDRVTVAGDMPIMPSRAAFAATYYGSTPEVSSLPNR, from the exons atggactttgacgagccaccctccgcttctggcgacgtggctcctgagttgtacctagagggtccgtctagtggggaggtggagatggagacggagtctacacacgagtcggactctagggctgagttggaggtgatggaggatgggggtgcgccgaagcccttgaagcttcgtggagaagctggagtccccgatgcgaggaaggagccgaagacccatgatgacaaggcccttatcattccttcgagcgatga caactggacatgggatgccaagcccccccgcatgcctaacagcttgcttggggctctgattaagaagttctggcccggcagatacactccccttagcacggtccccggtggcccgacgaagctagccactacttgggcggactatgaggatgcccctgccgtaggcttcgcgacagctgctgaggctgtgaccaccaagttctgg tgcttctatcgtgtggacccggagcatgacacgcaggcgcgtctcactttgcgtggcgcttgcgagaggttgacaccgcagcagtggtacaaccaaaagttcaccagcgctagtgccttctgggctaacaagggtaagagggtcaagAAGGAGTACTTTGTTGGTAACGAGCCTACGGaggaatgggcaatgaccattgaggagtacatgtcg gtttgtccggagtgggccgagcagcatagggaggcatgggaggagctgattagggcgaggtggctcaggcaggacgaggagtttgcagccgtgtcgaggcgtaacatggagaaccgaggcaccggtggcacacactgcgcgggaaaccgcgactacacccgcttcaaggggaaaaag gtggccgaggcaccacctggggtggtgcttcatgatgcccagatatatgacatgatgcggacgaagcagaagcccaatcccgcattgcctcagccacagtactacggcaatgccaaggccgccaaggaggactactgcgacatggtcaagtctcgtcaccccgaggtggatgaccccttgagcattccggtcgacgaggagtcgttggtcctgtcggggcacgggcgtccgcatggccgtttcccttggatgaataaggcggtcaagcctacccactccacgagctacacgcgcctcaagcataccctcaccgccgacagcccccagcctcgtccacggcctgctcgtccacccgcctacgat cctgacttcgaggcggccttcgaagcctgcaatgaagcgtatcagcaggccgTTGCCCAGTGGAATAGGCAGAATACGGCCTATATGACGTATTTATCA gaaatgatgatctctatgtctactggtacaccgccaccggatcgagttaccgtggcgggggacatgcctatcatgccatcgagggcagctttcgctgcgacttactacggatccacaccggaggtaagttctttgccaaaccggtag